The genomic DNA GAAGCACCCAAAAGCTATACGATAAGCTTTGGGTGCTCTTTTTTGTGTCTAACAACGATTTTAATAGCTTGTGAATTAGAATCAGAGATGAAAAAAGAAAAATGTAGATCTGCAATGGTGTGCGGCAGAAAATGGACGCAATTATTTCTTTCGTTATTCCAGTTTGATTCTATACATCGCACGTATTTTAAGAGATTAATTACTTTAACTCAGCTGCCCAACCACCAATTTGATATGCAGAGTAGAATTTGACAATGTTCTTGAATCCCGCCTCATCAAGTAATTCTAGTATTCTTTCTTCTGGAATGAGGGACATTTTAAGAATTCTTTGTACGTCCTCACTCTTCTCGGGGTCCACCCCATTACTTCGAAAACGCTCTTTCCAGGCTGTAAAATTTTTCTGGAATTCAGTAGATTCTTTGTCTCCAAATATACTTACAAGAATAAAGGCAGCTCCATATTCTAGCCGTTTAGCTACGCTCTTTAGCAAGTTTAGTTTAGCTGTATCATCCGGCAGGAATTGGAGAACCAGGATGCAAGTAGCCATATCAAATTTAATATCAGTCGGTAATTCATGAACAAATCCTTGGTGTAATTTGACACGGTCTTCTGTACCTGCCCGTCTTATTTTATGCGAAGCAATCTTCATCATTTGGTCGGAGGGATCCACTCCTGTAAGAAACCAGCTAGGATAGAGTTGACTAAAGTAAAGCAACTCAGCTCCTCCTCCAGCTCCAACAACTAGGAGATTTGGAGACGTTTTTTTTGGTTGATAAAAAAAAGAATCAGACATCGGAAATAATTGATCATAGGCAGGAACTGCTAAACGAATAAATGAATCATATTGTAAAGCAAAATCAGAGTTGAAATCGGGCTGGCCATTATTCATGATTAACCTCCTAAGATTTCAGATGTCGTTCATGATACCAAGGAAATTTTATCCATCCCCTTTAGAAAGAATCAAATCATTCTCTTATTTAGCATAAGAATTTTGAATTATATTTTTTAGGATAGGATGTTGATGCTTTACACCGACTCATCTGGCTTTAATATTTGTTCTGCAGTCGTTGAATACAGCAGAAAAGGTAAAAGTATCTTGTGTAATAGAAGAAGTATTTAAAATATTTCCCGTAACCATAAAAACTAAACAGTAAAACAATAAATGAAATTGTATTTGTTAAGTGAGAAAAAAATCTCATTTAGATACCATATGGAGAGCAGTATTATAAATAAATACATTTAACATAAAGACCACATCAAATGTTTAATGGGATTTAATATTGTCTTTTGTGTTTTGTAAAAAAGGAGTAGCCCTTTTGGCAAGAAATTATTAAAAACAAAAACAAGAAATATACTGGAGGTCACTCATGAACTGGATCGAACTAAAAGAAGAATCGGAAATCAAGGAATTACTTGAGGACTTTGGTTATTTTCATGATGGCTGCTTGAAGGAAATGCATATGTGGACCGAAACATATGTCGAAGAGAATCTGAACATGAACGCTCCTGGCGAATTAGATACGAACGTCAAACTGTTGTTTCAACGTCAGTTTAAAAACCCGTCTGTAATTGAATTATGGTTTGAAGGTGTAACCGGAATGCATATCCTTCCGACAGCAGAAAATTTTGCCTCGATATTGTTTGAGGCTGTTATTTTAAAACAGAATAATACTTACTACTGGTCAGATGATATTGATTTTGATCCGAACGAGATCGAATATAATGCAAGCTGGATATCTGCTAAGAATCTTAGATGGAGAGAAAGAAATGATTGGATGGGAAAACAAAATCGATATGGAGCTAGCGAATAGATTGATTTATTTTTTACAGGAAAACAAATTTCAACATATACAAATCATCAAATGATTGCCGTTGGGATCTTTAAAATTGAACCAGTGATCGTGCACAATTTCTGTAATTATTTCGATACCTTTATTCTTCACATATGTATAAGATTATTCGATATTGTTTGTATTAAAATGAAAAAGTGGCGTATTAAGAATATTGTCTGTTGAAAAAATCTTGCTGTCCAACACGATATCTACGCCGTTCATCGGAATGACGTACAGGCGACCGAACAAGATTTCGCCATCGGATGGTAGTCCGAGCAGATCACAGTACCAGTCCCGTGACTGTTCGATAGTACTGACGGGAATGAAGATAGTCCCGACCTGATTTAAAAACGGATTCATAGCCGACCTCCTGATTTGGAAAGAACGATGAAATCTAAATAGTCCTGCTCATCTGAGAAATATTCGTTTGCGATTAAATCACTCGAAACTAAATATGTTCCATATAGTTCGCCCCGCTTGATGCCGAAGTAACACGTATTTGGAGCAAGCAGACTGGTTTGCTTTTTGATGTTTTCCGGTGAGAGTTCAATCCAGTTCAATTCGTCTTCTGAAAGAGGAATGCGCGCGGCAAAAATGGATTGATTTTTGTGAATGGAGACAATCAGGTCTTTGGTCTTTAATAAGCCAGGATTGACATGGGCTAAAATTGGGTCAGCACA from Exiguobacterium sibiricum 7-3 includes the following:
- a CDS encoding class I SAM-dependent methyltransferase; the encoded protein is MNNGQPDFNSDFALQYDSFIRLAVPAYDQLFPMSDSFFYQPKKTSPNLLVVGAGGGAELLYFSQLYPSWFLTGVDPSDQMMKIASHKIRRAGTEDRVKLHQGFVHELPTDIKFDMATCILVLQFLPDDTAKLNLLKSVAKRLEYGAAFILVSIFGDKESTEFQKNFTAWKERFRSNGVDPEKSEDVQRILKMSLIPEERILELLDEAGFKNIVKFYSAYQIGGWAAELK